One genomic region from Stackebrandtia nassauensis DSM 44728 encodes:
- a CDS encoding Rv0909 family putative TA system antitoxin, with product MGIQDKLEGAKDKAMGKVEEMKGKAKGKAAEKEGEAKGKAAETRGQADAADSRNSGMVDKTADFINQKTDGKYEDKIDTAVDKVKKMTGQQ from the coding sequence ATGGGGATTCAGGACAAGCTCGAAGGCGCCAAGGACAAGGCGATGGGCAAGGTCGAGGAGATGAAGGGCAAGGCCAAGGGCAAGGCAGCGGAGAAGGAGGGCGAGGCCAAGGGGAAGGCCGCCGAAACCCGCGGCCAGGCCGACGCCGCCGACTCCCGTAACTCGGGAATGGTCGACAAGACCGCCGACTTCATCAACCAGAAGACCGACGGCAAGTACGAGGACAAGATCGACACCGCCGTTGACAAGGTCAAGAAGATGACCGGTCAGCAGTAG
- the secF gene encoding protein translocase subunit SecF, with amino-acid sequence MTTDKDRGADKPVKKPGVLSRLYSGETTVDFIKRRLLWYGISLVLMLVSLSGLGLAIGSNHMNWGIEFVGGTQFQGAVKEGVSLTEVEAAVEADGVEVVTAQTAGTGDDATVVVRTESLPNKEQQEIQEAMSAALGGEEVSISNVSESWGASVSTKAYWALGVSLALIMGYLWWRYERKMAIAAILALIHDLILTAGIYAIVGFEITPSTVIGMLTILGYSLYDTVVVFDKVHENTRGVLSQQRYTYGESANLAINQTLMRSINTTLIGLLPVGGLLFVGAGLLGVGTLKDLALVLFVGMATGAYSSLFLATPLVVDFKLREKDYKTHTRKVLARRAETGESAESIVAEPDHDADEDDTDKADTTAETVEDEPDDAEDTEERKSRPKALSNASAPRPGARSGDNKRPTGARKKKRR; translated from the coding sequence GTGACAACCGACAAAGACCGAGGCGCCGACAAGCCCGTGAAGAAGCCGGGCGTACTCTCCCGGCTCTACAGTGGTGAGACCACCGTCGACTTCATCAAACGTCGCCTGTTGTGGTACGGGATCTCGCTGGTGCTCATGCTGGTCAGCCTCAGCGGCCTGGGCCTCGCCATCGGCTCCAACCACATGAACTGGGGCATCGAGTTCGTCGGTGGAACCCAGTTCCAGGGCGCGGTCAAGGAAGGCGTGAGCCTCACCGAGGTCGAAGCGGCCGTCGAGGCCGACGGTGTCGAGGTCGTCACCGCCCAGACCGCCGGTACCGGTGACGACGCCACCGTCGTCGTGCGCACCGAGTCGCTGCCCAACAAGGAGCAGCAGGAGATCCAGGAGGCGATGTCCGCGGCGCTCGGCGGCGAAGAGGTCTCGATCTCGAACGTGAGCGAATCCTGGGGCGCCAGTGTCTCCACCAAGGCGTACTGGGCGCTGGGGGTCTCGCTGGCACTGATCATGGGCTACCTGTGGTGGCGCTACGAACGCAAGATGGCCATCGCGGCGATCCTCGCGCTGATCCACGACCTGATCCTGACCGCCGGTATCTACGCCATCGTCGGTTTCGAGATCACCCCCAGCACCGTGATCGGCATGCTGACGATCCTGGGTTACTCGCTGTACGACACCGTGGTGGTGTTCGACAAGGTGCACGAGAACACCCGGGGCGTGCTCAGCCAGCAGCGCTACACCTACGGCGAGAGCGCCAACCTCGCCATCAACCAGACCCTGATGCGGTCCATCAACACCACGCTGATCGGTCTGCTGCCAGTGGGCGGCCTGCTGTTCGTCGGCGCCGGTCTGCTGGGTGTCGGGACGCTCAAGGACCTGGCGCTGGTGCTGTTCGTGGGTATGGCCACCGGCGCTTACTCCTCGCTGTTCCTGGCCACCCCGCTGGTCGTGGACTTCAAGCTGCGCGAGAAGGACTACAAGACCCACACCCGCAAGGTGCTGGCCCGGCGCGCCGAGACGGGCGAGTCCGCCGAGTCGATCGTGGCCGAGCCCGACCACGACGCGGACGAGGACGACACCGACAAGGCCGACACGACGGCCGAGACGGTCGAGGACGAGCCGGACGACGCCGAGGACACCGAGGAGCGCAAGTCGCGCCCCAAGGCGCTCAGCAACGCCTCGGCGCCGCGCCCGGGTGCCCGGTCGGGGGACAACAAGCGCCCCACCGGTGCCCGCAAGAAGAAGCGTCGCTGA
- the secD gene encoding protein translocase subunit SecD: MGPKSKELPRRRKKVARKQLRVAPYFVSLLVVAGLLWLAAFAGTGFKSFPIPKLGLDLQGGMTMTLKASLPNNGTPDAARLEQARQIIEDRVNGTGVAEPEVYVEGSDHIVVNVAGKEANAEKLREVGAPAELRFREVLAGPGEDYTQQDPEDFKKETQKDKDDKDKDKESDKDSSDEEKADNPSDDKSSKDDKSESPSDDKSSKDDDKDKGEDPADVDNSVKEQRKKLEKKLGKELIGAAEQFVAQAEAMVKQGQQLSPQMFPQLGYTEDFAKFGKLSPDEVAVLAPSWQYYIPNIGCGQLNGRTPGAISEIKEQVVACNRPSDADIKAAKKQKQSAYTKYLMAEAKVVGEDISNATVQPDQQQAGAYAVGISFTDSGASKWKKLATATVGKNVSIVLDNEVVSAPTIEQGAGSGGSVEITGGFSSDDANLLAEQLKYGSLPASFTVETIDEVSPTLGLSQMYAGLLAGGVGVALVILYCLVYYRLMGFVVIVSLLVSGAVLYPAISMLGAQIGFTLTLAGVAGFIVAIGITADSFVVFFERLKDEVKEGRSSRSAVPRAWTRARRTILSANTVQIIGALVLYFVAIGAIKGFAFTLGLSTLFDILVVFLFTHPLVSWVSRSRILDNPFLSGLHTGRRRTPASVSVRGAVSPKES; this comes from the coding sequence GTGGGTCCGAAAAGCAAGGAGCTGCCCCGCAGACGCAAGAAGGTGGCGCGCAAGCAACTGCGGGTAGCGCCCTATTTTGTGTCACTGCTGGTGGTCGCGGGGTTGTTGTGGCTGGCGGCCTTCGCCGGCACGGGCTTCAAGAGCTTCCCGATCCCCAAGCTCGGCTTGGACCTGCAGGGCGGCATGACCATGACCCTCAAGGCGTCGCTGCCCAACAACGGCACCCCCGACGCCGCCCGGCTGGAGCAGGCCCGCCAGATCATCGAGGACCGTGTCAACGGCACCGGTGTGGCCGAGCCCGAGGTCTACGTCGAGGGCAGCGACCACATCGTCGTCAACGTCGCCGGTAAAGAGGCCAACGCCGAGAAACTGCGCGAGGTCGGCGCCCCCGCCGAACTGCGGTTCCGCGAGGTCCTGGCGGGCCCGGGTGAGGACTACACCCAGCAGGACCCCGAGGACTTCAAGAAGGAAACCCAGAAGGACAAGGACGACAAGGACAAGGACAAGGAGTCCGACAAGGACTCCTCCGACGAGGAGAAGGCCGACAACCCCTCGGATGACAAGTCCTCCAAGGACGACAAGTCCGAAAGCCCCTCCGACGACAAGTCCTCCAAGGACGACGACAAGGACAAGGGCGAGGACCCGGCCGACGTCGACAACTCCGTCAAGGAACAGCGCAAGAAGCTCGAGAAGAAGCTCGGCAAGGAACTGATCGGCGCGGCCGAGCAGTTCGTGGCGCAGGCCGAGGCCATGGTCAAGCAGGGCCAGCAGCTGTCGCCGCAGATGTTCCCGCAGCTGGGTTACACCGAGGACTTCGCCAAGTTCGGCAAGCTGTCGCCCGACGAGGTCGCGGTGCTGGCCCCGTCATGGCAGTACTACATCCCCAACATCGGCTGCGGCCAGCTCAACGGCCGCACCCCCGGCGCGATCTCGGAGATCAAGGAGCAGGTCGTGGCCTGCAACCGTCCCTCCGACGCCGACATCAAGGCGGCCAAGAAGCAGAAGCAGTCCGCCTACACCAAGTACCTGATGGCCGAGGCCAAGGTCGTCGGCGAGGACATCTCCAACGCCACGGTGCAGCCGGACCAGCAGCAGGCCGGTGCCTACGCCGTGGGCATCAGCTTCACCGACTCCGGCGCGAGCAAGTGGAAGAAGCTCGCCACCGCCACCGTCGGCAAGAACGTGTCGATCGTGCTGGACAACGAGGTCGTCTCGGCGCCCACGATCGAGCAGGGCGCCGGAAGCGGCGGCTCGGTGGAGATCACCGGCGGCTTCTCCTCCGACGACGCCAACCTGCTGGCCGAGCAGCTGAAGTACGGTTCGCTGCCCGCCTCGTTCACCGTGGAGACCATCGACGAGGTCTCGCCCACCCTGGGCCTGAGCCAGATGTACGCGGGCCTGCTGGCCGGTGGCGTCGGTGTCGCCCTGGTGATCCTGTACTGCCTGGTCTACTACCGACTGATGGGCTTCGTCGTCATCGTCAGCCTCCTGGTGTCCGGCGCGGTCCTGTACCCGGCGATCTCGATGCTGGGCGCCCAGATCGGCTTCACGCTGACGCTTGCCGGTGTCGCCGGATTCATCGTGGCCATCGGTATCACCGCCGACTCCTTCGTGGTGTTCTTCGAACGATTGAAGGACGAGGTGAAGGAGGGCAGATCCTCCCGGAGCGCGGTTCCCCGGGCCTGGACCCGGGCACGACGCACCATCCTGTCGGCCAACACCGTCCAGATCATCGGCGCCCTGGTGCTGTACTTCGTGGCCATCGGCGCGATCAAGGGCTTCGCGTTCACCCTGGGACTGTCGACACTGTTCGACATCCTGGTCGTGTTCCTGTTCACCCATCCGCTGGTGTCGTGGGTTTCGCGGTCGAGGATTCTCGACAATCCGTTCCTGTCGGGTCTGCACACCGGCCGTCGCCGTACCCCCGCGAGTGTTTCCGTCAGGGGCGCCGTGAGCCCGAAGGAGTCCTGA
- the yajC gene encoding preprotein translocase subunit YajC, which translates to MLSAANGSGLGGFMMPAVIILLMVAMYFFMIRPQNKKRREIMEKQRQAGPGQTIVTIGGLHATIIDADKDTVTLEVSPGVMCVYERGAIARVVDETVETDLTTDDDDSEDEKSEETPASAVVDMKADKSSGDDSRK; encoded by the coding sequence GTGCTCTCAGCAGCAAACGGAAGCGGCCTTGGCGGCTTCATGATGCCCGCCGTCATCATCCTGCTGATGGTGGCCATGTACTTCTTCATGATCCGGCCGCAGAACAAGAAGCGCCGCGAAATCATGGAAAAGCAGCGCCAGGCCGGACCCGGCCAGACCATCGTCACGATCGGCGGCCTGCACGCCACCATCATCGACGCCGACAAGGACACGGTGACCCTTGAGGTCAGCCCCGGCGTCATGTGCGTCTACGAGCGCGGTGCCATCGCCCGCGTCGTCGACGAGACGGTGGAGACCGACCTGACCACTGACGATGACGACTCCGAGGACGAGAAGTCCGAGGAGACCCCGGCCAGTGCGGTCGTGGACATGAAGGCCGACAAGTCGTCCGGCGACGACTCTCGGAAATAG
- the ruvB gene encoding Holliday junction branch migration DNA helicase RuvB: protein MDEFGEEDFYEPDIVSAQAMPAEARAEAGVRPAKLEELIGQARVREQLELLLSGAQQRSAAPDHILLSGPPGLGKTTLAMIVAAELGVSLRQTSGPAIERSGDLAAVLTSLGPGDVLFIDEIHRIARPAEELLYTAMEDFRVDVMVGKGPGATAIPLDLEPFTLVGATTRSGLLTGPLRDRFGFVGQLDFYDPPELESIVHRTARILSVDITDSGAREIAGRSRGTPRIANRLLRRVRDFAQVRADGHVTQEVASAALALYDVDDIGLDRLDRAVLTALIESFGGGPVGLTTLAVAVGEEPDTVEEVCEPYLVRSGLLARTPRGRVATVHGWRHLGRTPPRASAAGAVQAALFDEDETE, encoded by the coding sequence ATGGACGAGTTCGGCGAGGAAGACTTCTACGAGCCCGACATCGTCTCGGCCCAGGCCATGCCCGCCGAGGCCCGCGCCGAGGCCGGGGTCCGGCCCGCGAAACTGGAAGAACTCATCGGCCAGGCCCGGGTGCGCGAACAACTGGAACTGCTGCTGTCGGGCGCCCAACAGCGCTCGGCCGCCCCCGACCACATCCTGCTGTCCGGCCCGCCCGGACTCGGCAAGACCACCCTGGCCATGATCGTGGCCGCCGAACTGGGCGTGTCACTGCGCCAGACCTCCGGCCCGGCCATCGAACGCTCCGGCGACCTGGCCGCCGTGCTGACCTCGCTGGGCCCCGGCGACGTGTTGTTCATCGACGAGATCCACCGCATCGCCCGGCCCGCCGAGGAACTGCTGTACACCGCGATGGAGGACTTCCGCGTCGACGTCATGGTCGGCAAGGGCCCCGGCGCCACCGCCATCCCGCTGGACCTGGAACCGTTCACGCTCGTCGGCGCCACCACCCGCTCCGGCCTCCTGACCGGCCCGCTGCGGGACCGGTTCGGCTTCGTCGGCCAGCTCGACTTCTACGACCCGCCGGAACTGGAGTCGATCGTCCACCGCACCGCCCGGATCCTGTCGGTGGACATCACCGACTCCGGTGCCCGCGAGATCGCCGGACGCTCCCGCGGCACCCCCCGCATCGCCAACCGGCTGCTGCGCCGGGTCCGCGACTTCGCGCAGGTCCGCGCCGACGGCCACGTCACCCAGGAGGTCGCCTCTGCGGCCCTGGCCCTGTACGACGTCGACGACATCGGCCTGGACCGGCTCGACCGGGCCGTGCTGACCGCCCTGATCGAGTCCTTCGGCGGCGGACCGGTGGGCCTGACCACGCTGGCGGTGGCCGTGGGGGAGGAACCCGACACCGTCGAAGAGGTGTGTGAGCCCTACCTGGTGCGCTCGGGCCTGTTGGCCCGCACCCCGCGCGGCCGCGTCGCCACCGTCCACGGCTGGCGCCACCTGGGCCGCACCCCGCCGCGCGCCAGCGCCGCCGGGGCCGTGCAGGCGGCGCTGTTCGACGAGGACGAGACCGAATAG
- the ruvA gene encoding Holliday junction branch migration protein RuvA yields MIASLTGTVTHVSTSTATITVGGVGMSVRATPGTLANLRVGGESTLYTTLVVREDSLTLYGFEAPDERDLFELLQTASGVGPRLAQAALAVHPPATVRHAIASGDTATLTRIPGVGKKGAERLVLELKDKIGALPGSMATEPKAGRPVSWRDQVQQGLMSLGWSAKDANGAITKLDSQVDGEAVDIQGLLKQAIRLLGTK; encoded by the coding sequence TTGATTGCCAGTCTCACCGGGACGGTGACCCACGTCAGCACCTCGACCGCGACCATCACGGTCGGCGGCGTGGGCATGAGCGTGCGGGCCACCCCCGGCACCCTGGCCAACCTGCGCGTCGGCGGCGAGTCCACTCTGTACACCACCCTGGTCGTGCGCGAGGACTCGCTGACCCTGTACGGCTTCGAGGCACCCGACGAGCGGGACCTGTTCGAGCTGTTGCAGACCGCCAGCGGCGTCGGCCCCCGGCTGGCACAGGCCGCGCTGGCGGTGCACCCGCCCGCCACCGTCCGGCACGCCATCGCCTCCGGCGACACCGCGACCCTGACCCGCATCCCCGGCGTCGGCAAGAAGGGCGCCGAACGCCTGGTCCTGGAACTGAAGGACAAGATCGGCGCGCTGCCCGGCTCGATGGCCACCGAGCCCAAGGCCGGACGGCCGGTGTCGTGGCGCGACCAGGTGCAGCAGGGCCTGATGAGCCTGGGCTGGTCGGCCAAGGACGCCAACGGCGCCATCACCAAGCTCGACTCCCAGGTCGACGGTGAGGCTGTCGACATACAGGGCCTGCTCAAACAGGCCATCCGGCTGTTGGGGACGAAGTGA
- the ruvC gene encoding crossover junction endodeoxyribonuclease RuvC, translating into MRVLGVDPGLTRCGVGIVEGAPGRPCRLVGVHVVRTDPEAALPDRLLRLDTALAQLVERYQPDAVAVERVFSQHNVASVIGTAQASAVAVLAGARAGVTVATYTPSEAKAAITGSGVADKKQMTTMVTKLLRLDAPPKPADAADALALAICHVWRGGTQARFTAARDKTILKGEPR; encoded by the coding sequence GTGCGAGTACTGGGCGTCGATCCGGGCCTGACCCGCTGCGGTGTCGGCATTGTGGAGGGTGCCCCCGGTCGGCCCTGCCGCCTCGTCGGCGTCCACGTGGTGCGCACCGACCCCGAGGCCGCGCTGCCCGACCGGCTGCTGCGCCTCGACACCGCCCTGGCCCAGCTGGTGGAGCGCTACCAGCCCGACGCGGTCGCCGTGGAACGGGTCTTCAGTCAGCACAACGTCGCCAGCGTCATCGGCACCGCCCAGGCCTCCGCGGTCGCGGTGCTGGCCGGGGCTCGCGCCGGTGTCACAGTCGCCACCTACACTCCCAGCGAGGCCAAGGCCGCCATCACCGGCTCCGGCGTCGCCGACAAGAAACAGATGACCACCATGGTGACCAAACTGCTGCGACTGGACGCACCGCCCAAACCCGCCGACGCCGCCGACGCGCTGGCCCTGGCCATCTGCCACGTGTGGCGCGGCGGCACCCAGGCGCGGTTCACCGCCGCCCGCGACAAGACCATCCTCAAAGGAGAGCCGCGTTGA
- a CDS encoding GNAT family N-acetyltransferase, translated as MSSFPVLKGREAILAAYRAEPFVSCFLADNAEGVVRDDAVAWFREFNGRSVLMGDGPVRATARLVAELAPHWRPDRLTVPQEVFEQLPGELRSAKPGRWHWFFTRSAPPTHPAESRVRWCTESDFDAITALLDVAFPDASSRPDPAVPHRRWFGATDANGSIVACGIAQVGDGIGPMLGSIAVHPDARRQGLGSAITSWVTRRLLDEGNAMVALGSYAGEEATHRIYRRLGYRDTRVLASGRLEPSPAH; from the coding sequence GTGTCGAGTTTCCCGGTTCTGAAAGGCCGCGAGGCCATCCTCGCCGCTTACCGCGCCGAGCCGTTCGTGTCGTGTTTCCTGGCCGACAACGCCGAGGGAGTGGTGCGCGACGACGCGGTGGCCTGGTTCCGGGAGTTCAACGGCCGCAGCGTCCTGATGGGCGACGGCCCGGTGCGGGCCACGGCCCGGCTGGTGGCGGAGCTGGCGCCGCACTGGCGGCCGGATCGGCTGACCGTGCCGCAGGAGGTCTTCGAGCAGCTGCCGGGTGAGCTGCGTTCAGCGAAGCCGGGGCGGTGGCACTGGTTCTTCACCCGTTCGGCGCCGCCGACGCACCCGGCCGAGTCGCGGGTGCGGTGGTGCACCGAGTCCGATTTCGACGCGATCACGGCGCTGCTGGACGTCGCGTTCCCCGACGCGTCCAGCCGCCCCGATCCCGCGGTTCCGCACCGGCGCTGGTTCGGCGCCACCGACGCGAACGGGTCCATAGTGGCCTGCGGTATCGCGCAGGTCGGCGACGGCATCGGGCCGATGCTGGGTTCGATCGCGGTGCACCCCGACGCCCGCCGTCAGGGGCTGGGCTCGGCGATCACCTCGTGGGTGACCCGGCGGCTGCTGGACGAGGGCAACGCGATGGTGGCACTGGGCTCGTACGCGGGTGAGGAGGCCACCCACCGGATCTACCGGCGGCTGGGTTACCGCGACACCCGGGTGCTGGCCTCGGGGCGACTGGAGCCCTCGCCCGCCCACTGA
- a CDS encoding multidrug effflux MFS transporter, protein MSAAEAAPQSAGHPRRFVALLVLTLGVITATGPLATDLYLPAFPEIAKDLDAPQSHIQLTLTSAMFGLAVGQMIIGPMSDAFGRRRPLLIGTAIFTVASFLCVFVPSAGVFIALRFVQGAAGAAGAVIARAIVRDHFSGDAITKFFSRLVLVTMLAPMLGPILGAQLLRVGPWQVGFIVLTVVSIIGMVLVYFALPESLPASQRRATTPAALLNVVRRLIADPRFIGPALTLALVFGGLFTYISSFSFVAQEQLGATAQQYSYVFGINTLAMLGGTQINGFLIGRVGTRSRLIAGLAGSCVGVLALAILDVSGATDLVSLTIALAILMLSLGMVFPNCTSLALASQPASVAGTGSALIGTLQFGLGGAIPAAAAWTPDGRVSLASMVIVMLSAILVAVPVFALFGVRATRYAD, encoded by the coding sequence GTGTCTGCCGCCGAGGCCGCCCCCCAGTCCGCCGGTCATCCGCGCCGCTTCGTCGCGCTGCTCGTACTGACCCTCGGAGTCATCACGGCGACCGGTCCACTCGCGACAGACCTGTACCTGCCCGCGTTCCCCGAGATCGCCAAGGACCTCGACGCGCCGCAGTCGCACATTCAGCTGACGCTGACCTCGGCCATGTTCGGTCTGGCCGTCGGACAGATGATCATCGGCCCGATGAGCGACGCCTTCGGCCGCCGCAGGCCGCTGCTCATCGGCACCGCGATCTTCACCGTGGCGTCGTTCCTGTGCGTGTTCGTGCCCTCGGCCGGGGTGTTCATCGCGCTGCGGTTCGTGCAGGGCGCGGCCGGGGCCGCCGGCGCCGTCATCGCCCGCGCGATAGTGCGCGACCACTTCTCCGGCGACGCGATCACCAAGTTCTTCTCCCGGCTGGTGCTGGTGACCATGCTGGCGCCGATGCTGGGCCCGATCCTGGGCGCCCAGCTGCTGCGGGTCGGGCCCTGGCAGGTCGGGTTCATCGTGCTGACCGTCGTGTCGATCATCGGGATGGTGCTGGTGTACTTCGCGCTGCCGGAGAGCCTGCCGGCCTCGCAGCGCCGCGCCACCACCCCGGCGGCGCTGTTGAACGTGGTGCGGCGGCTGATCGCCGACCCCCGGTTCATCGGACCCGCTCTGACGCTGGCGCTGGTGTTCGGAGGACTGTTCACCTACATCTCGTCGTTCTCGTTCGTGGCGCAGGAACAGCTGGGCGCCACCGCGCAGCAGTACAGCTACGTCTTCGGCATCAACACGCTGGCGATGCTGGGCGGCACCCAGATCAACGGGTTCCTCATCGGCCGGGTCGGCACCCGGTCGCGGCTGATCGCCGGGCTCGCGGGTTCGTGCGTCGGGGTGCTGGCACTGGCCATCCTGGACGTGTCCGGGGCGACGGACCTGGTGTCGCTGACGATCGCGCTGGCGATCCTGATGCTCAGCCTCGGCATGGTGTTCCCCAACTGCACCAGCCTGGCGCTGGCCAGCCAGCCCGCCTCGGTGGCCGGTACCGGCTCGGCCCTGATCGGGACGCTCCAGTTCGGGCTCGGCGGCGCGATCCCGGCAGCGGCGGCCTGGACCCCGGACGGCCGGGTGTCGCTGGCGAGCATGGTGATCGTGATGCTGTCCGCGATCCTTGTCGCGGTACCGGTTTTCGCGCTATTCGGTGTACGAGCGACCCGCTACGCGGACTGA
- a CDS encoding GNAT family N-acetyltransferase has product MSRSPDISLASTMDEHEELAALFARIWQVPEPSQIYPASLLRAVEFAGNYVAVAKLDGRIVGGAVAFFGRGGHLHSDIAGVDASVRGRGIGLALKLHQRSWALERGVRSIQWTFDPTLFRNARLNIHRLGGYAVAYLPDFYGRMDDGINADTGPSDRLLVDWRIDTPRVRGAITEGLAEPTDGLRVPIGPLDRLRADLTKAFDDGMRITDVTVDNHYIMERPG; this is encoded by the coding sequence GTGAGCCGCTCCCCCGACATCAGTCTCGCCTCGACCATGGACGAGCACGAGGAACTGGCGGCTCTGTTCGCCCGCATCTGGCAGGTCCCCGAGCCCAGCCAGATCTACCCGGCCTCGCTGTTGCGGGCGGTGGAGTTCGCCGGGAACTACGTCGCCGTCGCCAAACTCGACGGACGCATCGTCGGCGGCGCCGTGGCCTTCTTCGGACGCGGCGGTCACCTGCACTCCGACATCGCCGGGGTCGACGCGTCGGTACGCGGGCGCGGCATCGGCCTCGCCCTCAAACTGCACCAGCGTTCCTGGGCGCTGGAACGCGGCGTCCGATCCATACAGTGGACGTTCGACCCCACCCTGTTCCGCAACGCCCGCCTGAACATCCACCGGCTCGGCGGCTACGCCGTGGCCTACCTTCCCGACTTCTACGGCCGCATGGACGACGGCATCAACGCCGACACCGGCCCCAGCGACCGACTGCTGGTCGACTGGCGCATCGACACCCCACGTGTGCGTGGGGCCATCACCGAGGGACTCGCCGAGCCCACCGACGGACTTCGCGTCCCGATCGGTCCGCTCGACCGGCTGCGAGCCGATCTGACCAAGGCTTTCGACGACGGCATGCGGATCACCGATGTCACCGTCGACAATCACTACATCATGGAGAGACCCGGATGA
- the menC gene encoding o-succinylbenzoate synthase produces MRITGARLHRVHMPLVAPFRTSFGTETVREFVLLRLETDNGVGWGECVADATPLYSSEYLDAANQVMAEFLLPRLADRDTITAPQVAEALSGFKGHPMAKSCVEMAVLDAGLRSCGMSFADYLGGVHATVPVGVSVGIMDSIHELLDAVDGYLKDGYRRVKLKIEPGWDVEPVREVRERFGDDVDLQVDANAAYRLSDARQLARLDDFDLLLLEQPLAADDLRGHAELAWRLTTPICLDESITSARSAADAIALGAASMVNIKPGRVGGYLEARRVHDVCAANGVGVWCGGMLETGLGRAANLALAGLPGFVLPGDISASTRYYARDITEPFELEDGCLRVPTGPGLGVEPIGEALAEFSVSTQWIDFKG; encoded by the coding sequence ATGAGGATCACCGGAGCCCGACTACATCGAGTCCACATGCCACTCGTGGCACCGTTTCGCACGTCCTTCGGCACCGAGACGGTGCGCGAGTTCGTCCTGTTGCGCCTGGAGACCGACAACGGCGTCGGCTGGGGCGAGTGCGTCGCCGACGCCACCCCGCTGTACTCCAGCGAATACCTCGACGCGGCCAACCAGGTGATGGCCGAGTTCCTGCTGCCGCGACTGGCCGACCGCGACACGATCACGGCGCCGCAGGTCGCCGAGGCGCTGTCGGGGTTCAAGGGCCACCCGATGGCGAAGTCCTGTGTGGAGATGGCGGTGCTGGACGCGGGACTGCGTTCGTGCGGGATGTCCTTCGCCGACTACCTGGGCGGCGTGCACGCCACGGTGCCGGTGGGCGTGTCGGTGGGCATCATGGACTCGATCCACGAACTGCTGGACGCCGTCGACGGTTACCTGAAGGACGGGTACCGCCGCGTCAAGCTGAAGATCGAACCCGGCTGGGACGTCGAACCGGTGCGGGAGGTGCGGGAACGCTTCGGCGACGACGTGGACCTGCAGGTCGACGCCAACGCCGCCTACCGGCTGTCGGACGCCCGGCAGCTGGCCCGGTTGGACGACTTCGACCTGCTGCTGCTCGAACAGCCGCTGGCGGCCGACGACCTGCGCGGCCACGCCGAGTTGGCCTGGCGGCTGACCACCCCGATCTGCCTGGACGAGTCCATCACCTCGGCACGCTCGGCCGCCGACGCCATCGCCCTGGGCGCGGCATCCATGGTGAACATCAAGCCGGGCCGGGTGGGCGGCTATCTGGAGGCCCGCCGGGTCCACGACGTGTGCGCCGCCAACGGCGTCGGCGTGTGGTGCGGCGGGATGCTGGAGACGGGGCTGGGCCGCGCCGCGAACCTGGCGCTGGCGGGACTGCCCGGTTTCGTGCTGCCCGGCGACATCTCGGCCTCGACCCGCTACTACGCCCGCGACATCACCGAACCCTTCGAGCTGGAGGACGGCTGCCTGCGGGTGCCGACCGGTCCGGGGCTGGGGGTCGAGCCCATCGGCGAGGCGCTGGCGGAGTTCAGCGTTTCTACACAGTGGATCGACTTCAAGGGCTGA